Genomic DNA from Pleurodeles waltl isolate 20211129_DDA chromosome 1_2, aPleWal1.hap1.20221129, whole genome shotgun sequence:
TGTAAATGTCATCAGAACCCCCAGGATGGTAATATAGGACCATACTACACATGGTACCTGTTGTGTGGTTACATATTTATTTTGGGGGTACTTAGTTTGAAAAGGCTGTGTTTTAGGTCAAGActaggcagtgtgcatgcactgtctgtaagacctgctgtattcagtaaaGGGGCTTTGATcctgcctgctgcttaccataggttgactgCAGTGTCTCTCTTCTTTTCTGCGTCCTAACTGGTTTGCACAGCCGATACCTCACATCCTTTCTTGGCTGAGGCGCACCAGCCATCTACAGTTTCCTTATGCTTTGAACTGTTTATCTGTTGTTTAGTGGaactctttttttttattgtttcctgccTTGTGTTCTGATGTACGTATTGCTgtctctgtgttgttttttttttggtgacaTGTCGCTTCCTCTATACTGATGGGAGTTCATTTGCAGGCATTGTGCATTTATCTTTTTGTTTCCTCTGCGTTAACAATTTCAATGTatttcaaatcttttttttaagGCACAGgagatgctgagactcaaacccagCTCTCCAGTTACAAAGTTGGCAGTGCTGGATGTTACGCCACAGCCTCTCTTTAAATattgctgttttttcttttcttttgaggtTGTGATTTTTTGGGGGGCTCAGCTGGCAGCATTAGGAACATAGGTGAGTGGGGACAATGTGCATTTCCTTTGTTCAGAGATCGCCGTGTTCCTTTGTTCATGCGATTTTCACTActtttctgaattttttgttgcaGAAGGTTGCCCTCCTTGCATTTAAATTTCTCGTAGGCTGCATCCCGTACTTCTGATCTAGAGAAAGATTTTCTTCAGATTGAAGTTTGAGAAAGCACGTGCACACACCACTACACGTCCAGCTCTTTGGCCCCACGTCAGCTTGGATGGTAACGGGACAGGGGCGAATGAAATGTGTTCAGCAACGAAACTACAGACGTGGATAGGAAAGCACCACATACTTGCCCCAAGCAGCTCCCGTTCCAGCTGCCAGGCTCGGCGCAGGCCTCATAAGGCACCTTGAACCATTATATTCAAGTCTGCCACATACTGCTTTTgatcttaccaacaaacacctgCATTAAACTATTAACTcataggtgatttgtgaggtaattttagtATCAATTTTCCCTTCAACTGGATCTCTGTTTTATCCAGAAAAATACAATCTCAGCTctccctcagagttcatttaacaacaaggttgagtccgcccaggtggtatcatcttacctgggtgggactaggtggtcaaatgatgaagcatgacactataatgtgtgtgagaccacatagtccgtaaagggaactcccccacTCACCCCTTAATACTCACATGTCACTACCACTTTCCATGTCTATGAAGAAGACCGCCTAACCGGCGACCTACTCACTACTGGAACAGGCCAGAGAGACCTGTGCTTAATATCCGCCACACTCGTTGTGTTACAGGTTCCTACAGTAGTCGATGGGATGAAGAGGCTGCGGTTCTCGATGATCAGTGCTCTCTCCACCTTGGGGCAATGCCGTTCCGCGATCACCATGGCCCCTGCCCCACATTCCCCTGGGGGTCCTCCTTGGCCACGCATGTTGACCTTGCAAAGCATGAACCCCATGTAGCAAGGTTTCATGGTTAAATTTAAATACCAGCCCCTTTTTATTTGACTCCTGTGAATCCTTCAAAAAGAGTCAAACTAGTTTGGAGTGACAGTTTTATATATATACCACACGTAACATATTTTCCCTTCCTTTAGAAAATATCATGAAAGTAGGATATAAATATTGTAACTTTTATATAGTCCTATGTGGTTGCAAAACGCTTTTTCGTACAGGTAGTAAGCTACACCTTGGGAGATTGCATGGTTGGTAGACGGTGATCCTCTGGAGGATGCGCTTTGCTGTCATGCATAGTGACCTGGAAGGTGCTCTTATCGTGTTTTGGTGCACAGTGCATAGCAGCATGATGAAGAAGGATGTGTGAAAGACAGGCATGCACATTACAGTATAGGGAGCTACACAGCTGTGTACTGAGGTCAGAGTGACATTGACAATGCCACTTCAATACTAGCTggtaacttaaaaaaatattttcaaggaaCATGTGGACAAGGTCAAacctctttggccctcattacaaatggcACAGTAATTAGTGTGATATTTATTGCACCGCAGTTTATCAGGTGCAAAAATTACCACCCAAATATAGGTCTGGGGGTAATAACATGCAGATTATGGTGCTTACTGCATCCATAGCTGTATGCTCCTATGAAGACTGGGCATAAAACTCATAATTGACATTCATGTGGTAACCGGAGCTATAAATCGCAATTTGGGTGGTTTTGGAGACCAAACCAAAACCCATAGGTAAAAAAACATTGtcacttacaatgccaatagctctaactctcacaaatgggaaacctattgcattgcaaatgcttgtctttaaaGTGCAGCGAATAATAGCAACTGGCTGCATGGAGAGTGTTTTGGGTCTGTGGTCCAAACCCGCTGGGCACAACTAAAGACTGTGTGCAGCCGTGGTTGGACAGCCATGCCGCTTGGGGAGGAGGGAGCGGTCAAATCCAATGTAACTACCACAATAAAGGTACTACCACCTCACCCATCATGATCTTCACTGCACACACAGTGGGCAGATGCAATGAGAATGTGCTATAGTTCTGATAAAATACCTGTTTTATAACTAATGCAGATAAGAGAACAGCCATGTGTAAACCATACATGCAAACATGCTGAGAGTAATAAACAATATATTACCACTGTCTACCAGTGGGGAGGGACATCATCGTCCACTCTAGGCTTCAACTCTCGTGAACCATAGCCTCTCCCCACAGTCAACAATGGAAATAGATAGCATGTGACACTGTACAActgcacatataggtggtcattatgcttTTGGCAGTCACCTGACCACCACGGTGGTGGTCAGTCCGCCTccaggccggcggtgaagaccaccataatATGACCCCAAACCACCAAAACGCCATCCGTACCGCCAGGACGGTCGGACCGGCgggccggaggtgagcacctcaGGCCCAGCGCCAGCCGTGAGACGGCTGGTGGTATAATGATCcggcagaccgccaggctttccatggtggtcgcaccgccatgaaaaccctggcgataATGGATTTCCAGCAAAAGGAATCTCCAATCCTGTTGCTGGCACCCTCCCCCACGTTCACGCACATGCAACCACCCTCCCCCACttccacgcacatgcacacaccctccccacccaaccgcacacaacCATATACATACCCCCACTGGCACTCacctcacacatatgcaccccctccGCAATCATGCACATCCCCACTCCCCACTGCATCCATTGACGCACTTCCCCAACCGCATCCATTCACACTCTCCACCTCTctgcacccattcatgcactccccccactgcatccattcacacacccctcctccACATTCAtttacacacccagacactgcatcgATTCACGCACCCAGACACCATTTGCACAcgtacacacacccagacactcccattcgcacacatacatatAGCCAGACACACCCattcgtgcacacacacacacacccagaccacacacatgcatccaacacCCCCCCCCATTtcagacggtcaacttaccttttccggcaagGTGGTCAttcgggaggggatgggtcttaAAGTTTTCCaccgccagcaggactccgccatgcCGTATTACTTATTACTTATCCTAATACGTCGGGCGTAGTCTTGTTAGCAAGGCGGTGCTAATGGTAGAACCGCCTCTCTTCAGATTTCCACCTGCAAATGTGCGGAAATCCTACCTAATTCTGCCAGCACTGTCTGTTGGTGgcagcggctttggtggtcttggaaaaagaccaccgaagtcgtaatgaccaccacagtaatGAGAAGTACATATTCTACAACTGCCGGATACAACCTGAATTAAGAATAAATTAGCCTTTCAGAACAACTATGTATGTCCAATTTCCCAAATTTGCCCAGTTGTAGACACCTATGTATGCTCACTTTTGGCACGTTCCTTAGAATGACCATGCATTTGAATAAGGACTTGAAcaattgttttgttgttgtttttaaatgttattctGCTAATGACAGAACACCATGTATCAATTTTACAAATGATTCACCAGTCAAAGGTGATTGCAGAAAGTTACTGTTTGTAATCTTCAGAAACTGTATACAATGCCTTACATGCTTGTAGGTTGCTCTTCATTCACCATACATAAGTTATGAAGGGTGCACCTCTACTTTGTGAGAACTGTAAAAAGCAAATGAATAAATAGGTATCACTATAGATCAAAGGTACCATGCATGACAAAAGCAAAGTACTTGCACAGAAATGGCCCTTTAACAAACGTCATAAttgcaaattattttatttggttGTATAAGGTTACACGTCACCTTACTGCCAATACATTGTGCTCTACAAAGAACTGAAAGACAAAGAGTGCAAAAATGAACAGAAGAAGGTACAGTCCAAAGTGCACACTCACCTAATAATCCTCAACCTTTAAGATTTAGTCATTTGATTGGGTCATAGTCATTGCCAGATCACTAGGCATGATCCATCCCTACCTGAAGGTCTACTTGGTCCTGTATCAGTGGGATCCTTTTAATATTTGTACGTACCCCCACTAAAAAAGTGCTTCAAGGCCACAAAAGTTAGTAGTGCTCCACAAAATTCCCAAATACATAAATGGATAAATACGTAATTATagcatcccctattagtgaaagtgTTCAACTAAGTGTCAGTGTCAGTAGCTCAATTTTCTGATTTTTTTGAACTGGAAGTGCTATGGCTCTGCTGCAAGGCTGGGGTCCAGGACGCTAGGGTCTGAGGAGTAGACAATCAGAGATCCATCATCATGTTCTGTTTTAAAGCCCATGCTGGATAAGgtgaccttggagaaacacaggttCCTGGCTGCAACGTAGTGGGGCCCAGATCTTGCAAACAGCCATGTCTCCAGTAGGCTTTGTTAAAAACACTAAGAACATTACTAAATTACCATACTCTGATTTATTAATAGCTAATTGCCTAAACgggagtaaaaaaagaaaaaattgaagacATAAGTAACATGTAACCTATGCAACTGCTTGTGTGGCAATACCACTTCAATTCTTCACTATGTTGACTGTCGGTGCAAACTATTTCCTGGGATATGGTTTATTTAACCTGTTTATCTGATAAGACTAGTCACTTCCCAGCATTTCTTAGTTGAGATACTTGTTTGGTTGGTGGTATTTGAGAAATACTTAAACTGGGTGAAAGAGCAGTGTATATCTATGCTCACATGTACAATATTTTGAATAATATTGTACCGACAATGTAGCGTGTTTATCAATTCTTACATGCACAATGTTTGATTAATCCCACATCGACAACATTGGATTACATATCCAGGTACTTCTCACAACAGTCATCCCATGTCCAGAGACAAATTTCTTGGTTTCTTTCTTGCtacaatgtttagttttctggcaaTGTTTTTATCACCCATGAACTGAATGTAATTGAAACTTCTTTTTTTCCTGCAGAGTTAACTGGATCATGGTCAGGATTGTTTCAGTAAACTAAGTACAATAATCAATAATGGTGAATTGAGAGCCAGTGAATTTACCCTCTGTGCTCATGGAAACATGGTATCTCAgcacagaccttgtgaagctgcaAGTCATGCAAAGTTTGCCTAAAGTCTGCTGTAGTTGGTAGGACCATGTGGAATAGCAATCCTTGTTCAGAGATTGGAAGTGTGCAATGTTCATGCATAGGATTGTGGAGGTCAGGGAGTAAAGTAGCCTGCTAGCAACAACTTCCTGTCTGAACTGAAGGGCTTTAGATTCTTCCTGAATCAGAGATGGATTGGTGGATAACTCAGTGGCAAGTCCAGACTATTCTACACCATGGCCTCCACGAAGCAGGTGGTTTTACTACCATGTTTCATTTGAATCCATTCTGGTAGGAGCATTGGGGTCTGTAGCTACATAAGCTCTTTAACCCAAAATGCTTTGCTGTGGGTACACAGTTGTAAATTATACCCTTTGCACAACCAGATACCACCAAAGAGCATTCAAGGCTGGGGTGAAATACTCCTGCTGTCGAGATTAACAGACACCATTGTCGTCTTGTGCAGTCTGCAACTTCTGGACCAGAGTTTAATCTTTTGTGAAGATTAACAGATGCTTTTTGGCACACACTCAGATCCCAGGATGCAATATAACTTATTTAATGGTCTGAAGTGATAGTCTGATATTTCCTACACACTTACAATTGTTTTACACATCCTTCTCTATAGTACCCGGCTCAATATAGGTAGACTGGTCATTGGATGGTAATATTAACTGTATAGGTGGTTACGCTTGTGTGGGAAACATCTGTGTCCTTAAGGACGCCTGGTTAAGGACGTTTCCCATTTAGGCCAGTGGAAACAATCTGTTGTCTACCAGACAACTTTGAATTTGTTGGGTTTACAGATAACAAGACTCTACCAAGGCCATGTCTTGTGTCCATCTAGTATTTATCACTCTCTTTTTAGGCCAACATAAACAGTAAACTATCTGTTAGCTTCTGTGGTACCAAACTTTCTTTTTCACGTGGATGGGTGATGTTACATCAACCATGGTTGAACAGTGGTATTACGTGTTTTATAAGAATTTGTATGGAATGGTGTGGTCTTAACAAATTGATCGGAGCACGAGCTGGGTTTTGTGCATCTAATCTTGGCAGTGCCGAGGCTCCAAATATCAAGCTTATGAGAAAACAGTCAGGATGTAGCATGCTTTGTGCATGTGAGTGTTTCTATATTCCATGACCACAAATACACAATCAAAACTAGAGTTAAATCATTGTCCTCTGAAGTGCTCCATGAACATAAAAAGGGACCTTTCTTTTCATCCTAAAGATCCTTGCATCACTGCGCTTGCACATCATATATACCATCTAGAGATGGATGGTGTGCCTACAGCAAGCCAATCAGCAATATAACAATCCTATGGCAATTCATGGGCAGACCCCCCCCATTTATAGGTAACATCCATAGTTATTCAGACCTAAACTGTGGAGCACCAGGAGATCTCTCAGTTCTCTCAACCAGAATAGATTGCCAATAACCCATTGCCCCTGGCAAAATGGCAGCAGAAACCCATTCTGTCTTTGCGACAACCTCCGGAACAAGCAGAGCAGCAAGACCGATGTTCTCCTTCTTATGAAAAATATAAACGTTGATGCGTTCCACATTCATGTTGCCATAGCCTGGTCCAAAGTAGCAGCTTCTGGTTTATTCCTATGAAAGATGTGTTAAACATAGTATTCCTTTGTGACATCTGCTTGTATAACAATATTCAGCAGTGACTACTTGTCATCCAGAAATCAAGTTTCCCATTATGCAAGAAAATCCTGGATTTATTAGACTTGCTGATCTTTTACATGCAAAAAGTAAAGCCTGTGGTTGCAACTATTAGTCTGTAAGCTGCCGGGTTCAATTCTTGGAGTAGCTTCATGTATCTattgttttcatgtattttttagTTCACTTGTGCTTTTCAGGTGTATTTTTTCTATTGCTCCAGTTTACTAAAGAGttgtttttcctgtttctctgcttgCAAAAAATCTATTTGATACCAGCTGCTGAAATACTGTTTACAATTACCTTCTATTTCGCTGAATACTTGGACAGGTTTGCtctgtttttattctatttcccgTTCCATGATTTGACAGTGGTGAGGCTGTTCTTCTTTCTTATTACTttatttgaaatgaataaagctgTGATGTGCTGTATTAGAAATCAGTGGGCATTCCTAAAGGATAATTCTCTTTCCACATGCTTTGCATGAAAATGGCTTCCCTCATGATTAAGGTAGCCTTGCTGGATATATTTATGATTACTTGCAATGGTGGGAATAGATCTTACTTCTAAAAATACGTATGTTATGATGATGCTAGGTAGAATATCATAGTCTTTTAAACTTTCTACTTCCAGTGTAAGACTAAAACTTTTATGACTCTGCACTTGAACCTCTCACTGATGTCAGCGTACAGTCTACATGCACAATGACCAAACACCATGGTAGAACCATTACTAATTGTGAACAATCAATTTTGTTACAAACACCTCTATCagcctcagggccagattgggtAGTAGCACTTTTATACTGGATGTGGGTAGCAGTAGTGTAACACCTtcacatatatgtaaatatatattacaATGAGATTTTGTGTATCCCTGTTGTGTGCCACATGCTGGACCTTTTGCTTATatgcaaagaaaaggaaaggcagaCCATATTCCTGAGTCAGgacatattttgtgtgtgcttTTTCATGTGTTTTATTAAGTTGGCAAGCCGTGTGAAACCCTGTGAACATTCTTTGCATGGATATTGTCTTACACCAGTGTGTATTCTCTTATGCCTTATTAGATTTGTTGATGCACTGAAAGCCCTTCCACATACATTGCAAGTatttggtttttcccctgtgtgcatTCGCTGATGAGTCATCAAGTACGAAGACCAACGGAAGCTCTTCCCACATTCACCGCAAGTGTATggcttttcttttgtgtgtgtttttagatgACTGGTGAGAGTGCCTGAGAGGCGAAAAGTCTTATTACATGTAGTGCATTTATAGGGTTTTTCACCGGTATGTATTCCTTCATGTTTTACAAGTTCATTAGTCCTTTTGAAACAtttcccacattcactgcatgcATATGGCTTTTCTCTACTGTGTGTTATTTGATGTTGGTTTAAGTATGGAGAACGGCTAAAGCACTTGCCACACACCTTACATTTGTAAGGCTTTTCCACTGAGTGcgtttctttgtgttttttgaggtttgctaatgaGGTGAATTTTTTACCACATTCGTTACAGGTGCTGAGGTTTAAACCTGTATGAATTCGCTGGTGGCCGATCAGTCCTGCCAACCAGCTAAAACTCTTCCCACATTCCTTACATATGTAGGCATTTTTGTTGGAATGTACTCTTTGGTGACAGTTCAAGGAGGAGGGCCAGCAAAACCTCTTCCCACATACATCACAACAATATGGTTTAACCTCAGAGTGCAACTGCTTGTGCTTGAGAAGGTCTTGAtacactgtgaatgtcctccagcaATCCTGGCATGAAAAAGGTTTACCTGTTGTGTGTGTCGCCTGGTGTTTGACCAAGCTTGTTGATTGGTTGAACCTCTTCCCACACTCACTGCATTCATAGGCTTTATCTCCAGTATGTATTGAGCTGTGCAACTTAAGGTGGTATGACCGTCGGAAACCTTTACCACATTCATTGCATTTATATGGTCTATCTCCAGAGTGTATTCGTTGGTGAGTGATcaggaaagaagacattttgaacttTTTTCCACAGTCATTGCATTCATATGGTTTATCC
This window encodes:
- the LOC138251138 gene encoding zinc finger protein 665-like isoform X1, with the protein product MKHTCGRVPAAGQGLSRGLHGCARRGAGVCSDMAPKNPYKKKGFENCSGKFVPLHTFPRKAIKSKEGHHENPTKNQTEVQADCEKDCKNPEDNPEVKNCAGKKSYASGDCGMRTSKPLIDQRQSCVKKTTHRRMNTHECSECGKSFRDRSVLVAHQFIHTGEKPHECTECGKCFRQIAHLISHQRTHTGERPYACTECDKKFRYRTNLRHHRQIHTGEKPHACSECGKTFRHQTYLISHQRIHTGERPHACSECGKTFRQIAHLTSHQRIHTGESPYTCNECGKCFKQSSNLATHKRSHSADKPYECNDCGKKFKMSSFLITHQRIHSGDRPYKCNECGKGFRRSYHLKLHSSIHTGDKAYECSECGKRFNQSTSLVKHQATHTTGKPFSCQDCWRTFTVYQDLLKHKQLHSEVKPYCCDVCGKRFCWPSSLNCHQRVHSNKNAYICKECGKSFSWLAGLIGHQRIHTGLNLSTCNECGKKFTSLANLKKHKETHSVEKPYKCKVCGKCFSRSPYLNQHQITHSREKPYACSECGKCFKRTNELVKHEGIHTGEKPYKCTTCNKTFRLSGTLTSHLKTHTKEKPYTCGECGKSFRWSSYLMTHQRMHTGEKPNTCNVCGRAFSASTNLIRHKRIHTGVRQYPCKECSQGFTRLANLIKHMKKHTQNMS